The segment TTTTTGCCGTTCGAAGCGCCGCAAAAAACACAGATCGATTTTACTCTTGTCATGGCAACCTGCCTCTTTGTTGTTATCTCGCAGGTAACTTTCGCCCGGTCACGACGTATGCAACGCGCCGTACCGACCGGCGATGTGGCCCGTCTAGGGGGCAAGCATAGCCTATTGCGCCATTATCGGGTCAATAGTTTCCTTTGCGAAGATCCTGTGACAGCCCGTATTGATACCATGTGAACCCTGCCGCATTTTTGCCTTGGCAATCGGCATGATCGGGCGCGATAAGCCGGGGCGAATTTTTCGCCGATGGTTAACAGGTTCTGAACCTGATTGTGGGATGGATATCAGCGCCTGCGTGCTCAATGCCGTTCCCCTCGCAGGTTTGAAAACGAAACAACAAGAAGGCAGGATAGCCCAACGTGTTTGTCGACAGTCCCTTTTGGCTCGCCATTCTGGTGTCCGGTGTTATCGCAACGGTTTTGATGCTCGCCCTTTGGTTGGGGCTTGAGCGGGCAATGGCCCGGCGCATGGTACTCGCCGCTGTCATCCCGGCGGTAGCGGTGGCTGTTCCGGCGGCCATCGGTTTGCCGGAAACCGCGCGTGGCGGTGTGGGTGCCGCACTTCTTATGCTGGTGCTGGGCGGGGTTTGTGGCGCAATCCTTGATTTTGCACATCTGCGTGCGCGGCCTTGCGCGATTGTTGCGGCCATTCTGATGTTGCTGGGCGGTTGGCTGGTTCTGGCGGCTCCTGTTACCGGGCTTCTGTATCATCCAGGCGGGTTGGTGACGCTGGTATGGGGTGCCTATATCCTGATCGGGGCGTCCTTCCTGTGGGTCTCACGCCCGAATTTTGACGAGGACGAAGACCCGGGCACGACCAAGGGCAGGGGCAAAAAGAACGGCAAATCTGCAAAAACCGCCAAAACATCGACAAAATCCAATGTCACAAGCGACGAGGATGTCGCAAGACCGGCACCAGTTGCGACCTTTGTGGCACTTGCGGTCGGGCAGGGGATTATCGCCGCCCAGTTCGACCTGCGCGATCAGGTGGTTTTTCAGGCCGGTCTTTCGGTCGCCCTTATGGTGGCGCTGGTTTCCGAAAAGGCCGCCCCGCAATATCGTGCAGCGTTGTGGCTGGCGATCAGTACCGCGCTGATGGCAAGTGCATCGGGCGTGATGCTGGCAGCACCGGCGTCAGCATTTGCCATGGCGGTCCTGGTTCTGGTGGTGTTTGCCGGATCGGGTGCAGCGCGGATTGCAGCACTTTTGCCAGCCGATATCGGTGCGAATGCCGGGCCGGGCGGTGCGGTTCTGGCGATGCTGGTGCGGGTATCGGTTCTGGCATTGCCAGTGTTGGTGGCGGCACTTGTGGCCTATATCGGGGCGACAATGCAGTCAATTCCTTAAGGAATGCGGGACAAGGCTTGACCAAAAGCGCTGATTCTATTCATCTTTGCCTAACTGTTGCACTGTAATCTCGGTTTGTTACGTTATGGAAACTGTGTGCCGAAAGTAGTACAAGTTTCGAATTAACGCGTCGGGTGGGGCGTTTGGGGGACTTAATGACTGCCAGTTACAAGGTTTCGACGCCACCCGTAATAATCATAACCACCGTTCAAGGATATTACCGGTGAAAAGACCTTATATCCTCGTCATCATTGGCGTTTTGCTGATTGTTGCCGCGATCTCGTTGAATTACATGCTGACACAGTCGGTAGACGAAACCGATACGCCGGCACGAACAACAGCTCCGCCCGCCGTGACACCGGATGCCGGAAACACGCAGCAGGCCGCGCCGGAACAAACCGACGCAGCACCCGAAGTTCGTACGCCGAGCTTTGACGTCGTGCGCATCGGCCCGGATGGCAATGCCGTGATTGCTGGCCGCGCTGCCCCGAACAGTACCGTGCGTATCCGCGAGGGTGACGAAGTTATCGGACAGGCAACCGCCGATGAACGCGGTGAATGGGTGGTTTTGCCTGAGAAACCGCTGGCAAGCGGTGATCGGGAACTGTCACTTGAATCCGAAGACAGCACCGGTGAAATTCACAAGGGCGATGATAATGTCGTGGTTCTGATCCCGGAAAAACCGGCTGCCGGTGACACCGCAACTGCCGATCAGACATCGGGTGATGATGCCGCCAAAAACGATGATGCGGCAGAACAGCCGATCATTGCCATGCGCGTGCCCAAGGAAGGCGGCGCTGCCACCGTCCTGCAGGGACCGGCTCCCGAAGATATGAGCAAGGAAACCGCCCGCGAACTGGCCGAAGCCATGCCGCAGGGATCGGAAATGCCTGCCGCGACCGCCGAACAACCTGCAGCCGCCATGCCACGCCTGTCGATTGATGTTGTCGATTATGACGAAGAAGGTCGTGTTGCCATGTCTGGCAAGGCCGATGATGACACCAGCGTCCGTGTTTATCTTGATAATAAATTTGTCGGCAGTGCAACGACCGGGGAAGATGGCAACTGGGCTCTGACCATTGGTGAGCCGATCGAGCCGGGCCAGTATCAGTTACGCGCTGATCAGCTTGATCCGTCTGACAAGGTGACCGCACGCGTCGAATTGCCGTTTGAACGCGCCCGTCCAGATCAGATTCTGGAACCGGGTTCGCGTTATGTTGTGCAGCCGGGTAACAGCCTTTGGCGGATTGCGCGTCGGACCTATGGCGACGGCCTGCAATACTGGGTGATTTACAACCAGAATCGCAAACAGATCCGTGATCCGGACCTGATTTATCCGGGGCAGATTTTTGCGCTTCCGGAAAATGGGATCGCACAGCAGTAACTGCATTTCTTTTCCGGGGGCAAAACACGTGATAATGGTGTTT is part of the Thalassospira lucentensis genome and harbors:
- a CDS encoding Ig-like domain-containing protein, translated to MKRPYILVIIGVLLIVAAISLNYMLTQSVDETDTPARTTAPPAVTPDAGNTQQAAPEQTDAAPEVRTPSFDVVRIGPDGNAVIAGRAAPNSTVRIREGDEVIGQATADERGEWVVLPEKPLASGDRELSLESEDSTGEIHKGDDNVVVLIPEKPAAGDTATADQTSGDDAAKNDDAAEQPIIAMRVPKEGGAATVLQGPAPEDMSKETARELAEAMPQGSEMPAATAEQPAAAMPRLSIDVVDYDEEGRVAMSGKADDDTSVRVYLDNKFVGSATTGEDGNWALTIGEPIEPGQYQLRADQLDPSDKVTARVELPFERARPDQILEPGSRYVVQPGNSLWRIARRTYGDGLQYWVIYNQNRKQIRDPDLIYPGQIFALPENGIAQQ